One Vicinamibacteria bacterium genomic window, GCGGGTGCGCTTGCCGTGGAGCTACTCACCCCGCGGAACACCGACAGGATGGCGGTTCTCGGGAGCGGGGCGCAAGCCCGCTATCAGCTCCGCGCGATCGCCCGCGTGAGAACGCTTCGCTCGGTCATCGTCTGGAGTCCGACGCGCGCACACGTCGAGCGCTACTGCGCGGAAATGCGGGAGGAGCTCGGTATCCCCTGCTCTGCCGCCGACGACGCCACCGAGGCGGTACGCGACGCCCACCTCGTGCTCACGGTCACGTCCGCGCGCAAACCCATCGTCCGCGTCGAGGACGTCCTCGAGAGCGCGACGCTCATCGCCGTCGGTTCGGACGGCCCGGCGAAACAGGAGCTCGACGAGAAGATTCTCGCGAAAGCCGACAAAATCGTCGTCGACCGGCGGTCCCAATGCGCCGCGCTCGGCGAGCTGCATCACGCCCTCGTCGCCGGACTCGTGCGCGAGGAGGACGTCTACGCGGAGCTCGGTGACATCGTCATCGGAAGAAAGGCGGGACGGGAAGCCGACGAGCTCATCGTTTGCGACCTCACCGGCGTCGGGGTGCAGGATGCCGCCATCGCCGAGACGGCCTGGGGTGCGCTCACGAATCCCGATGCTCCGGGTCGGTGATCTGGAGACGTTCCACACGCCTGGTCACGGGCGCGTCGGCCCGGCGGTCATCGGCAACTTGCCGGTTTCCTTGATCGT contains:
- a CDS encoding ornithine cyclodeaminase family protein (cyclodeaminase), translated to MRIIGEQDLRKVVREREAFEAVTRAFRALAEERAEQPAPMSFDFPDCAGEVHVKGAAIRGAPIFAVKIASGFYRNPERGLPTSSGLVLVLSQTTGTPLALLHDNAYLTEMRTAAAGALAVELLTPRNTDRMAVLGSGAQARYQLRAIARVRTLRSVIVWSPTRAHVERYCAEMREELGIPCSAADDATEAVRDAHLVLTVTSARKPIVRVEDVLESATLIAVGSDGPAKQELDEKILAKADKIVVDRRSQCAALGELHHALVAGLVREEDVYAELGDIVIGRKAGREADELIVCDLTGVGVQDAAIAETAWGALTNPDAPGR